The nucleotide sequence TAAACCCTTAAAAAATGTACTCCCTATTAATGGAATAAAACCTGTTCCATTCGTGGTGAAGCCCCACACCCTCTTGCTTGGGTATCATTATGTTTCTATAAAGCACCTGCATTTCTCTAATATTTCTAGCaaaaataacaaaaatgataaggCTAACCTGCTTACCCGACTTTCCTCTTACCTCATAACATATGCTTCCCCGGCCAGAGTAATTGAAACACTTGAGAATATGCCTACGAAATTTCATATTTAGCAGAAACCCAAGAAATATGGCTTACTGACCAGTCATGCACGAGAACTTGGCTTGTTGTATCTTGCTTTGGCGAGTATAAGGAATGTTGACCGAGAAAATCCTTGCACCaaccgagaaggtcgttgggtgtgagagcaaagctcacttataactcgcactggggcgagagtctgggacagccgaccggtaaggtcgttgggcgtgagagccttgctcacttataacttgcactggggcgagagtctggaacaaccgaccggtaaggtcgttgggcatgagagccttgctcacttataactcgcactggggtgagagtctgagaTAGCCGACCGAGAATTCTTATGAAAATCCGTTCGGGACCATATGTTGCCGACCTGGGGGTGATTTCCCAACCAAGGATAGATGTTGCTGACTTGGGGGTGATTTCCCGACCAGGATAGATGTTGCCGACCTGGGGGTGATTTTCCAACCAGGGATTGCTTGAAGAGACCGCTTCGACCTCGTCTGCAGGCAAGAGATATACAGTATCAAATGTATTGTGAagacaaaaatattaaaatcttactcagcCCCTGGGAAAAGGATGTCTTGTGGCCTCGGGACATTCGAATTTCTTTCCCGCCCATTTTCTTCGCCGTTTCCCAAGGAGGTTGCCTAGCAGACGCTTTCCGTACGCCCGCTTCctctcatgatttccttatcacgtctATCATTAATACGCTTCCTAGAGTAATGACACCTGTCCCATGCCTTTATTGCTTACGCCGTATGACGTCGCCAACTTcactcctttttgtacacgaCTTCCCATAAAAGTATGTTGTTCTATGATCGGACGACATTGGACACTTTATCCAAAAATATACTCGACTCATCtttcgatattccctaggaaACCCCCTTTATAAGCCATAAAGGAAGTCCGCCGTCGTTGCCTTGAACGTTTCGACTAccctagtcttcttgttgcttCGCTGTCTCTGGTGTCTTAGACCTTCCCCTTCTCAACTCCTCACGTCTGGTGCTCTTCCTCCTTTCGACTGACCTCTTCTTCGACCTTCCTAACCTTGATAATGGCGGGCGGTAAGACCTCCTTTTGGTATTCATGCTATATTTCTGACATTGATGATCATGACCTGTCCGTGTTTCGGTCTAACTTGAGACTTAGTGAGGATTACGAGTTTCGAGTTCCCACACCTAGCGAACATCCATCATCCCCTTCTGAAGGtttcatgactattttcaaagaTCAACTTCTGGGAGGCCTTCGTTTCCCCATACATCCATTTATCTCCTCACTGAGCCGCTACTTTGGTATCTACCCCTCTCAATTTGCTCCCAACTTCTTTAGGGTTGTATGTGACACCGTCATTCTATGCCGCATATATCAAATCCCCTTGACTGTTCAACTATTCCATCATTTTTATTCCTTCAAACGCTCTGAGCCAGGGGTATTCATGGTACATGCTAGACTTGGTTTTAAGTTTTTTTCTGatatgccctcttccaacaaaggttggaaaTCTCGCTTCTTATTCATTAGATCACCTGACCCCTTGGTCGAGCCGACCCAATGGCGCTCTGACATTCCTACTACCTTCCCTGTGCACCAACATGAGTCCTCCTGCGACGCCGCTTCAGAAAAACTACAAGGTGTGAGCGTTAGCTTATCAATAATACTTCTGGAAGGCTTTTTGTATCTTTTCGAACTCAGCCCAGTTCCTACGGAGATAGGGGCTCTCTTGGGTAAGACCCCGTTTTCCTCCTCGctattcttcgctaactgaggtatctctCTTTCCCTTTGCAGAGGCTGCCATGCTCCgggcttattcctcaaatgtaaAGCACCAATCTCTCACCGTTTTGAGAGCCGTAAGCTTGGAGCTTAAACAAGGCTTGGCAGATTCCTCACAGTCTGCCCCTCTTGCCTCACCATCTGCCTCTCTTGCCTCGCAGTCTGCCCCACCTGCGCCAGCTCGGGAGGAAGCTTCCCCAACTCTTCCCCTGGATGCTACTCCTGTGGAAGACCTTGCCACTTTGGAGCAGGCCGAGGAAGAGCGAGCCGTGTCTCCCCCACCCGCTAAACGATTACGACTCCAGTGCAAAAGGAAAAGGGTTATTCCAGCGATTCAAGCGTCtcctccacctcttccttctggCCATCGCTCAACCGCAACTTCTCAATTTTCAGAAGCCAGGGTTGTTACTCCTGAACGGGAGACTGCTCTGGGGCTAGAGGTTCCCATCCTATCGCCCCGAATATCCACCCCGACACCCGGTCGGGATCCATCTTCCGAGCAGGCCACTCTTCCTGCTCAAGTCTTTTCCCCCGGGCAGATCCCTTTTCTTGTAATTGGCCAGCCCGGGAGTTCTGGGACTCTATCCGCCTCCCTCTCGGTAGCTGCTCCGACCTCCACTTCTCGAACCAGGGGAAAGATCTCCAAAAAATATGCCTTCACCGCCTCCTGGTGCCTACCCTCCTCCACCGAGCCTGATGACGCCGAAGAAGTTGCAGAAGATGCTCCTTCTGCTGTCGGCCTGGTTCAGTTACAGGGCGAGTTAGCCACATCCTGGAGGGCAGGCAATCGAAAATTTTGGAACAATCCGCCGTTGGAAGGGATGGACCAAGCTTCCCGCCAGATAGTTTCTGTGAGTCTTCTCTTATCAGGGCTCTTCCTCGGGAATTTCTTATAATCCTTCCTTGTATGCTACCTGCAGGACTGTTCTGCCAGCCTAAGTGCGATTCAACATGCCACCCACTTGCATAGGGAGAATGAAGTGTTGAAGGCTAGTCTCCAGGAGTTGGAGCTGCCGCTCACACCTCGCGATCCACTTAACTTTCCTTTTTCTGCTGACCACCTTGGCTTAACTTGGCTTGGCAAATTACTCTGGTCTGCGTTTATATCCCGACCTGTTTAACTTGCCTTTTTCTGCTGACCACCTTGGCTTAACTTGGCTTGGCAAATTACCCTGGTCTGCGTTTATATCCCGACCTGTTTAACTTGCCTTTTTCTGCTGACCGTCATGGCTCAGCCATACCCCCCGGTCTGTTCTTTCCACCGTAATCCAAGTCCGGATAATTCCAGAATGGGAAATCAAGAGTTAAGACCAGACCGGGAATCAGAGAACACTTTAAGACGGTTGCGTCTTTTCCCGAAACTTATCTCCTCGTATTTCGCGCCAATACTTTTCTAGATATACCCTCAGGCGTTATTTTCAAAGAAGATCCATCGGTCCTTTTTGCTCCCGCCAATTATTTTGCACCGGTGGATGATGCCTGACGAAATTGCCCCTCTGCCCAGCGGCTATAAATAATCTCCTCTTGCTTTTGCCTCTAGACTTTGCACGTCTTATTCTTCCTTCCGCTTGAATCCATTACTACTCCCGAATCTCTATTTTTGCGTCGATAACTTCCTGCTTGATCTCTTCTCCTTCTGTTTCTTTTCTCATggcctcctcctctcttctgtcTTCTTTGGCGGCAATGTATTTTCCTGGCTCATCCACTTTTGATGAACTAGACCGGGATGATCTGCGATATACCTACGGAGTGGAGGATAACACCCATGTGATCATCCCCACTAGAGTGCACTAATTCTTTGCTCCTCCTGATGGATATTGCACCTTCTTTAAAGAGCAATTTGTGGCCGACCTTCGTCttcctcttcaccccttcttttCTAACGTGTGCCGCCACTTCAAAATTCCCCTGGGACAACTGACACCGAATTCTATAAGGATCCTCTGTGGATTTGTAGTGCTCTGCGACATATGTGAGCTCTCCTGGTCAGCCCCTTTGTTCCACTGCTTCTTCACCCTCCGGCAACAGGAAGAAGGCACATTCCTTTtccagcctcgtcttcggatTGCTTTTTTCTCACCCCTACCACCTTCTGAACCGAACTGGAGGAGCAAATTCTTCTTTATTCGATTTCCCCACGAGGTAGAGTGGCCCCTGCAATGGCAATCATCACTTTCCCCGAGCCCGCCACTGGGGGATTTTCATCTTGATACATCCTATCTAGAGGCGTCATCTCGCTTGGCAGGATGGCAACTGAACTTGACGCGTTTATTATCTGAGGAGTTGTTATCCTATTTTCGCCTAAGCTATGTTACTCCTGAGACGTCTCACTCCCTGGGTAAGTTTCTCTTTTAGTTCTCTTGTAACTTCATGCATTTTGTTTTTCTTATTGTATCTGACCTCCTACTCTATCTTGTATAGCTGAGGTCTTAACCCGTGCTTCAGAAGTTCAACCTCTTCCTATAAGTGACATGGAGATAATGAGGTGTGGTCGAGTTATTTTAGAAAGGAGATCGCTCCCCTACTCGACCTCGACCCATGTCGGTATGGCTATTTCTGCGAACCCCCGACCCCGTCTTCCTCGCAGAGGCTTGTTTGCTGCTCGGTCTACCTCCTTTGCTCGCCCTAGGCCTCTGTCTTCATCCCGGCCTGGCGCTCCTATTCATCCCCGACCTGTCGCTACTGTTCATCCCCAGGCCGCGCCTACAGCCCGACCTTCTGCCTCGACGCAATCAACTAATCCTCCCCGACCGACGTATAGCCCTGGTCGCGGTCGCGGTCGAAGATCTGCCAATGTAACTTACGCCAGCCCTGCCTTTAGAGAAGCCTCTCAGGCGGCTCAACGGGCCCGTTCTCTAAATAACCGCTCGAGTCGTGATGCCCCCTCTTCTGCTAGACGCAGGTTTCGACTACCTTCAGAAGATTCTGACTCGGACGATCAGCCCTTGGCTCAGAGACTTCGCCGTAGAGCCCCCGATCCTAGCCAAGACTCGGGCACTTCCGCTgttcctcctcctccgcctcctGTTACAACCTCGACTCCTGCCCCGATCCAGGCAGATGCTTCCCCTGCTATGGCCGAGGTTCAGGTCGAGCCTCCGCTAGCTCAACCCTCCACTTCACAACAGCCTCAGAGCACTGAAGCTGGCTCCTCACATCGCCCTTCACCAGCTACCTCATCTCCAGATCCTTCTCCTGTGCCCCCTTCAGCTCCTTCTGGGTCAGCTGCTGGGCCTTcccaaccaccaccaccacctgttCCTCTCTCTTATCGTACCACTGCTCCTTCTGAGGCTGAGTTACAGTCACGACAAGATGTTCCCACCAGCTCCTTGACAATGAAAGGTCATTTGGCCACTTTGTgggaagaaagtatgcatcatATGGAACTCTTGTCGCCCCCTGCCCAGATGGATAGATTCTCTGAGCTGTATATCAAGGTAAGCTTCCATGAGTACCACAGCTATTATCCTCCCCGTTCTTATCAAATATTTCCTTCATGTCCCAGCCTGTGGAGAGTCCCTGATAATAAACCAGTCCTTCCATGCTGTTCATCATCAAAATAAGGTGCTGCGAGACATGGTAACAGAATTGGAACTTCAATTGAAGGACCCTGCGCAGGCTAGTCATGCCCTGAGAGCCGAAATAAAGGATTTGACCAAAAGGAAGACCTATCAGAATTGGAACTTCAATTGAAGGACCCTGCGCAGGCTAGTCATGCCCTGAGAGCCGAAATAAAGGATCTGACCAAAAGGAAGACCTATCTGGAAGTATCCTTGGCGCGGGCTAACCATAAGCTCAAGGGCCTTCGAGAAGAAAAAAGTCAGGTTGATGTCGTGCACCAACAaaacatggatcaacaagctTTGGAGCATCAGCGAGCTATTGACCAATTGACCCAGAAGCTGCATGCTGCCGAAACTTTAGCACAGGAGCAGGACAAGAAACTAAAATCCCAAGCGGCCCAATTAACGTCTCAGGGGGTAGAACTTCTAGCAACCCGGACTGAATTCGCTCAGGCCCGTGCTACAGCTGAAGGAGTATCTACAGCCTTGATTGTTTATAAGGAAGGGGAGAATGATCGCTGCAGATAGAGCCGCGACCTGTACCTGTGTTCTCCAGAGTTTTGTACACAAGCAGGACAACATTTCTCCACATCTGTTGTATATGGCGCGACTGGGGCTCTACGACAACTTTATGAACAAGGCTACTTAAAATCAGCTCCTCCCGCTGAGTTTTTAGATCTTAACCGGATCCTTAAAAAGATCCCGGATGacatttttgctcctttcaaatgattatCACTGACTGCTTATGTATAATGACTTAACAACTTCTTATGAATTACTTCATTATTTTTCCGCTGGCACTTTAAGGCTTACTTTGTTAAAATTTCTTAGTTTGTCGAAAGAAATATTAGGATATACAATTTCCATTTCAATATATCCTCTTACCGCACTATCCGGTCTACTTTTGGCCCCGACCTGTTACCCCGACCTGTCAAACATTTGTCAGCCCAGTTTCTTCTTCTTTATATGACTCTTTAAACTCGGTAAGGCTGCAAGTGGTTGACACTCCAAGGTCGATCTAACCTTTTACCTTGATTATCCTGCAAATAATAAGCTCCAGACGAtaatttcttgataactttgtaagGCACATCCCACTGTGGTGCTAACTTGGCCACATCTCCCACATGCTTAATTTGCTTCCAGTCCAGATCTCCTTCCCCAAAGAATCGAGGAATCactcttctattataattttgccaCATTCTTTGTCGATAGGCCTCCAACCGAGTTGCCGTTCTGTCACGGGTTTCACTAATGAGATCCAGTTCAGCCAACCGCCGCTCTGTGTTTCCTTCATCGTATAATGTCCTCTTGACTGATGACACTCCAATTTCTATGGGTACTACCGCTTCGTTGCCATAAACCAGATGGAATGGTGTCAGACCGGTACTTTCTCGGGGTGTTGTACGATAGGCCCATAGGATGCTCGACAGCTCCTCCACCCAGTTACCTCATACATGATCCAGCTTAACCTTCAGACCTTGTACTATTTCTCGGTTGAccacctcggtctgaccattgctttgtgggTATGCCACTGAAGTGAAGGCCTACGTTATGCCAAACCCCTTGCACCAGGCCTGGATTTTTTGCCCTTGAAATTACCTTCCGTGACACCAGTTTGTGCGGAATACCGAACTTGCAAAGAATGTTCTTCCATAGAAATTGGATGATGACATCTTCTGTGATCTTGGCCAGGGCCtctgcttccacccacttagagaaataatccaccgccaccaataagaaacGTCTCTGACCCGGAGCCATCggaaatggtcccacaatatccatgccccattgatcaaaagggcaCGAGACTATAGATGTTCTCAGCAGAGCCGTTGGTCGATGcgttaaattttgatatttttggcAGGACAGGCATGTATTTACCAGCTTGTGAGCATCCCTCtataaagtaggccagaaatacccgtcCAGGAGTACCGTACGAGATAATGTCCGACCGCCTACATGACTGCCACAacatcccagatgtatttctcgcaaggcctggtcgACCTCCTCCATACCCAAACATTTGAGTAAGGGTCTAGAGAAGGACCTCTTGTAGAGCCGATCCCcgatcatgacataagcatggGCTTGCTTCCTGACCAGCCGTGATTCTTCTGGGTCAGCCGGTAAGATACCCTGCCTAAGATAGCTGATCATAGGCGTccgccaatcaatagttg is from Zingiber officinale cultivar Zhangliang chromosome 7B, Zo_v1.1, whole genome shotgun sequence and encodes:
- the LOC122004302 gene encoding vegetative cell wall protein gp1-like; the protein is MAISANPRPRLPRRGLFAARSTSFARPRPLSSSRPGAPIHPRPVATVHPQAAPTARPSASTQSTNPPRPTYSPGRGRGRRSANVTYASPAFREASQAAQRARSLNNRSSRDAPSSARRRFRLPSEDSDSDDQPLAQRLRRRAPDPSQDSGTSAVPPPPPPVTTSTPAPIQADASPAMAEVQVEPPLAQPSTSQQPQSTEAGSSHRPSPATSSPDPSPVPPSAPSGSAAGPSQPPPPPVPLSYRTTAPSEAELQSRQDVPTSSLTMKGHLATLWEESMHHMELLSPPAQMDRFSELYIKSFHAVHHQNKVLRDMVTELELQLKDPAQASHALRAEIKDLTKRKTYLEVSLARANHKLKGLREEKSQVDVVHQQNMDQQALEHQRAIDQLTQKLHAAETLAQEQDKKLKSQAAQLTSQGVELLATRTEFAQARATAEGVSTALIVYKEGENDRCR